One genomic window of Stenotrophomonas lactitubi includes the following:
- a CDS encoding acid phosphatase — translation MSSILPPARPLLGLAIALSLAGCAATASKPTAVEANITTKAVGYLDKTAVPASIDLVPAPPAAGSAAFALDEQVSREARALRGSPRFAQASVDAELGFPEGANHFSCAADIDVDAVKTPALYRLLERSRIDASAATKAAKNKYQRPRPFMVNGEPTCSPKDEEGLRSNGSYPSGHTSIGWAWALILSEIAPDRADAIQARGRNYGESRLVCNVHWQSDILEGRFMGATAVARLHDNAAFNKDLLAARREIAAARKAGLHSSRDCATENAVLKVRPQSAL, via the coding sequence ATGTCGTCGATCCTCCCCCCTGCCCGTCCGTTGCTCGGCCTGGCCATCGCGCTGTCGCTGGCCGGCTGTGCCGCCACCGCCAGCAAGCCGACCGCGGTCGAAGCCAACATCACCACCAAGGCCGTGGGCTACCTGGACAAGACCGCAGTGCCGGCCAGCATCGATCTGGTGCCTGCGCCACCGGCCGCCGGCTCGGCCGCCTTCGCGCTGGATGAGCAGGTCAGCCGCGAGGCACGTGCGCTGCGCGGCAGCCCGCGTTTCGCCCAGGCAAGTGTCGATGCCGAATTGGGCTTCCCGGAAGGCGCCAACCACTTTTCCTGCGCCGCCGACATCGACGTCGATGCAGTGAAGACCCCGGCCCTGTACCGCCTGCTGGAGCGCAGCCGCATCGACGCCAGTGCTGCCACCAAGGCCGCCAAGAACAAGTACCAGCGCCCGCGTCCGTTCATGGTCAACGGCGAGCCGACCTGCTCGCCGAAGGATGAGGAGGGTCTGCGCAGCAACGGTTCCTACCCGTCCGGCCACACCTCGATCGGCTGGGCATGGGCATTGATCCTGTCGGAGATCGCACCGGACCGCGCCGATGCCATCCAGGCACGTGGCCGCAACTACGGCGAGAGCCGCCTGGTGTGCAACGTGCACTGGCAGAGCGACATCCTCGAAGGCCGCTTCATGGGCGCAACCGCTGTTGCCCGCCTGCATGACAACGCTGCGTTCAACAAGGATCTGCTGGCCGCACGCAGGGAAATCGCTGCCGCGCGCAAGGCCGGCCTGCATTCCAGCCGTGACTGCGCCACCGAGAACGCGGTGCTGAAGGTTCGCCCGCAGAGCGCGCTGTAA
- a CDS encoding ABC transporter ATP-binding protein, translating to MRGQVKVLHGLSLRIAQGQHTALLGPNGCGKSTFIKLITRELYPLAQADGTVAVKVLGQNRWQVDRLRSQLGIVTGDLSSNLADMPGLTVEQAVLSGFFASYMVPAFREVTADMRVRVGETLAMTGASGLRERAYAELSAGETRRVLIARALVNRPQALLLDEPSTGLDLVARQQLIATMRVLAQQGITLVLVTHHIEEVIPEIERVVLLRDGRVLADGARAELLRDEPLSAVFGGAITVVEQEGRLTAYAG from the coding sequence ATGCGCGGCCAGGTGAAGGTCCTGCACGGGCTGAGCCTGCGCATCGCGCAGGGCCAGCACACCGCCCTGCTCGGCCCCAATGGCTGTGGCAAGTCCACCTTCATCAAGCTGATCACCCGCGAGCTGTACCCGCTGGCGCAGGCCGACGGCACGGTGGCGGTGAAGGTGCTGGGGCAGAACCGCTGGCAGGTCGACCGGCTGCGCTCGCAGCTGGGCATCGTCACCGGCGACCTCAGCAGCAACCTGGCCGACATGCCGGGGCTGACGGTGGAGCAGGCAGTGCTGTCGGGGTTCTTCGCCAGTTACATGGTGCCGGCGTTCCGCGAGGTCACCGCCGACATGCGCGTGCGGGTGGGCGAGACCCTGGCGATGACCGGCGCATCGGGCCTGCGTGAGCGTGCCTACGCCGAACTGTCGGCCGGCGAGACCCGCCGCGTGCTGATCGCCCGTGCGCTGGTCAACCGGCCGCAGGCGCTGCTGCTGGATGAACCCTCCACCGGGCTGGACCTGGTGGCCCGCCAGCAGTTGATCGCCACCATGCGCGTGCTCGCCCAGCAGGGCATCACCCTGGTGCTGGTCACCCACCACATCGAGGAAGTGATTCCCGAGATCGAGCGGGTGGTGCTGCTGCGCGACGGCCGCGTGCTGGCCGATGGCGCGCGCGCCGAGCTGCTGCGCGACGAACCGCTGTCGGCCGTGTTCGGCGGTGCGATCACGGTGGTGGAACAGGAAGGACGGCTGACCGCCTACGCGGGGTGA
- a CDS encoding DesA family fatty acid desaturase, whose amino-acid sequence MPDALMSLLTGGVLGLGWWQLALVLLVFTQLTIFSVTLYLHRSQAHRGVDVHPVVAHFFRFWTWLTTSMITKEWVAIHRKHHAKVETEDDPHSPVTRGIGQVFWRGVELYREARGMRADIEQYGRGTPDDAIERRLYTPYATFGPVLLFAINTVLFGLPGIALWAIQMAWIPFWAAGVVNGLGHWWGYRNYESADTSTNLTPWAFWIGGEELHNNHHAFPSSARFAMRRWEFDIGWSAIRLLQALRLAKVLRVAPAMDVRPNIAVPDADTLKALLSHRFQAMTDYQRNVFMPALREEARHAGAKLRRLLPRRLRRGLVNDGRWLKPDSRAQLSEWVAQRPRIRTLVEYRARLATLLEARGHDAAERLRQLQAWCREAEESGIAALQAYAARLKGYTLVGG is encoded by the coding sequence ATGCCTGATGCCCTGATGTCCCTGCTGACCGGTGGCGTGCTGGGCCTGGGCTGGTGGCAGCTGGCCCTGGTGCTGCTGGTCTTCACCCAGCTCACGATCTTCTCGGTCACCCTCTACCTGCACCGCAGCCAGGCGCACAGGGGCGTGGACGTCCACCCGGTGGTCGCGCACTTCTTCCGCTTCTGGACCTGGCTGACCACCTCGATGATCACCAAGGAATGGGTGGCGATCCATCGCAAGCACCACGCCAAGGTGGAAACCGAGGACGACCCGCACAGCCCGGTCACCCGTGGCATCGGCCAGGTGTTCTGGCGCGGCGTGGAGCTCTACCGCGAAGCACGCGGCATGCGCGCGGACATCGAACAGTACGGTCGCGGCACGCCGGACGACGCCATCGAGCGCCGCCTGTACACCCCCTATGCCACCTTCGGCCCGGTGCTGCTGTTTGCGATCAACACGGTGCTGTTCGGCCTGCCGGGCATCGCCCTGTGGGCGATCCAGATGGCGTGGATTCCGTTCTGGGCCGCCGGCGTGGTCAATGGCCTGGGCCACTGGTGGGGCTACCGCAACTACGAGTCGGCCGACACCTCCACCAACCTGACGCCGTGGGCGTTCTGGATTGGTGGCGAGGAACTGCACAACAACCACCATGCGTTCCCCAGCTCGGCGCGCTTTGCGATGCGGCGCTGGGAGTTCGACATCGGCTGGAGCGCGATCCGCCTGCTGCAGGCCCTGCGCCTGGCCAAGGTATTGCGGGTGGCGCCGGCCATGGACGTGCGCCCGAACATCGCCGTGCCCGACGCCGACACCCTGAAAGCCCTGTTGTCGCATCGCTTCCAGGCGATGACCGACTACCAGCGCAACGTGTTCATGCCGGCATTGCGCGAGGAAGCACGACACGCCGGTGCCAAGCTGCGGCGGTTGCTGCCGCGCAGGCTGCGTCGTGGCCTGGTCAACGACGGCCGCTGGTTGAAGCCGGACAGCCGCGCGCAGCTCAGCGAATGGGTCGCCCAGCGCCCGCGCATCCGTACCCTGGTGGAATATCGCGCGCGCCTGGCAACGCTGCTGGAAGCGCGTGGTCACGATGCCGCCGAGCGCCTGC
- a CDS encoding DUF4785 domain-containing protein, with product MTIHSTLLATAVFAVLSTASAQAAQPLRVAAGDQIPAGLVAAPLPADESEHAPLAFAWALDPAQPLQAPGPQAAISRSYWQQVDGAELQRGLELPLSAPDAVIQLSPAPGARALPASALQVRDPAGRSSVARSVDARQLQDAGMPVSDGSSMLRTRTTSAAGAYRLQSAQAQGRYVVQVLEPNSPLRLEVQASQAQVLAGGNVQLQARLLEDGASAATLRTRRGSLGGEALLVAPDGRSWPQRLLRTTDGSLRAQVRIPAEASNAQGLWELQVFAQADGVLRDGKVAFAVARPTARFVGQAMPDPGSRQVSLPLQVAAAGRYEARGTLYATAANGQLQPVAQAHAAAWFDGPGRGALVLPFDQAALPAGFGAPYELRDLQLQDQSRMAPIESRALALRF from the coding sequence ATGACGATCCATTCCACCTTGCTGGCTACCGCCGTGTTTGCGGTCCTTTCCACCGCATCGGCGCAGGCCGCGCAGCCGCTGCGCGTCGCTGCTGGCGACCAGATTCCCGCTGGCCTCGTAGCCGCGCCGCTGCCGGCCGATGAAAGCGAGCACGCGCCGCTGGCGTTCGCCTGGGCACTGGACCCGGCGCAACCACTGCAGGCCCCCGGCCCCCAGGCCGCGATCAGCCGCAGCTACTGGCAGCAGGTCGACGGTGCCGAGCTGCAGCGCGGCCTGGAACTGCCACTGAGCGCACCCGATGCGGTGATCCAGCTCAGCCCGGCGCCGGGTGCCCGCGCGCTGCCGGCCAGCGCGCTGCAGGTGCGTGATCCGGCGGGGCGCAGCAGCGTTGCGCGCAGTGTCGATGCACGCCAGCTGCAGGATGCGGGCATGCCGGTCAGCGATGGCAGCAGCATGCTGCGCACCCGTACCACCAGCGCAGCTGGCGCTTACCGGCTGCAGAGCGCGCAGGCGCAGGGCCGCTACGTGGTGCAGGTGCTGGAGCCCAACAGCCCGCTGCGGTTGGAAGTGCAGGCCAGCCAGGCGCAGGTGCTGGCCGGTGGCAACGTGCAGCTGCAGGCGCGTCTGCTGGAAGACGGGGCCAGCGCGGCGACGTTGCGCACACGGCGCGGCAGCCTTGGCGGTGAAGCGCTGCTGGTTGCACCCGATGGCCGCAGCTGGCCGCAGCGGCTGCTGCGCACCACCGATGGCAGCCTGCGGGCACAGGTGAGGATTCCGGCCGAGGCCAGCAACGCACAGGGCCTGTGGGAGCTGCAGGTGTTTGCCCAGGCCGACGGCGTGCTGCGCGATGGCAAGGTTGCCTTCGCGGTGGCCAGGCCGACCGCCCGCTTCGTCGGCCAGGCCATGCCCGATCCGGGCAGCCGCCAGGTCAGCCTGCCGCTGCAGGTGGCCGCCGCTGGCCGCTACGAGGCGCGCGGCACGCTGTATGCCACCGCAGCCAACGGCCAGCTGCAGCCTGTGGCGCAGGCCCATGCGGCAGCGTGGTTCGATGGCCCGGGCCGCGGCGCGCTGGTGCTGCCCTTCGACCAGGCCGCGTTGCCTGCCGGCTTCGGTGCGCCCTATGAACTGCGCGACCTGCAGCTGCAGGACCAGAGCCGGATGGCACCGATCGAGTCGCGCGCGCTGGCGTTGCGGTTCTGA
- a CDS encoding TonB-dependent receptor — translation MSPTRTSRGRSPVARPLVVALSALLPLVAAAQETPAAKDPVALDALQVTAQRRVENAKDVPVAISAIQGEKLDVLGSAGDDIRFLAARVPSLNIESSYGRAFPRFYIRGLGNTDFDLNASQPVSLVYDDVVQESPLLKGFPLFDLAGVEVLRGPQGTLFGRNTPAGVVKFDSARPSQDADGYVRVGYGTYNSWNVQGAYGGPLTDRWSARVSAIYQRRDDWVDNTRAGAPNSGFEGYDEAAGRVQFLYEGDDFEALFNLHKRKLNGTARLFRANIIEKGGNALVENFDRDKVANDGVNFSDLETWGGSARLQWNLGSVTLHSITGYETAESLNRGDIDGGYGAAFLGAGNSGPGLIPFSSESADGLPHHRQWTQEFRVESNEWGRFDWQAGVFYFDEDVTINNFNYDSLTPGNPQTGHVVQQQRNKAWAVFASGDFDVTDRFKLRAGVRYTQDKKDFSASVLQAVPFGTPVSGPYLANTDVNDVSWDVSGVYKLTDNVNAYARVAKGFRAPSIQGRLAFAPGLSQADSEKVISYEAGIKADLFERRARLGFSVFRYDVDGQQLIAVGGTNNTATLLNADKTIGQGVELDLEAYLADNVLLTFGSSYNDTEIKDKNLAVAVCGGGCTITDPTTIINGGTYALVNGNPLPQAPKWIHNATLRVGFPLSDGSELYAYTDWAYRSAVNFFIYESPEFRGRSSLEGGLRLGYNWDYGQYDVAVFGRNLTNQTRVVGAIDFNNLTGFLNEPRTWGVEFTAKF, via the coding sequence ATGTCTCCGACCCGTACTTCCCGTGGCCGCTCTCCGGTCGCGCGCCCGCTCGTTGTCGCTCTTTCCGCCCTGCTGCCGCTGGTAGCAGCCGCCCAGGAAACCCCCGCCGCCAAGGATCCGGTCGCCCTCGATGCGCTGCAGGTGACTGCACAGCGTCGCGTCGAGAACGCCAAGGACGTACCGGTTGCGATCAGCGCGATCCAGGGCGAAAAGCTCGACGTGCTCGGTTCGGCGGGCGATGACATCCGCTTCCTTGCTGCGCGCGTGCCGAGCCTCAACATCGAGTCTTCCTACGGCCGTGCCTTCCCGCGCTTCTACATCCGCGGCCTGGGCAACACCGATTTCGACCTCAACGCTTCGCAGCCGGTCTCGCTGGTGTACGACGATGTGGTGCAGGAAAGCCCGCTGCTGAAGGGCTTCCCGCTGTTCGACCTGGCCGGTGTGGAAGTGCTGCGCGGTCCGCAGGGCACCCTGTTCGGGCGCAACACCCCGGCCGGCGTGGTCAAGTTCGATTCGGCGCGTCCGTCGCAGGATGCCGATGGCTACGTGCGCGTGGGCTATGGCACCTACAACAGCTGGAATGTGCAGGGCGCCTACGGCGGCCCGCTGACCGACCGCTGGTCCGCACGCGTGTCGGCCATCTACCAGCGTCGCGACGACTGGGTCGACAACACCCGTGCCGGTGCGCCCAACAGCGGCTTCGAAGGCTATGACGAAGCCGCCGGCCGCGTGCAGTTCCTGTACGAAGGCGATGATTTCGAAGCGCTGTTCAACCTGCACAAGCGCAAGCTCAACGGCACCGCCCGCCTGTTCCGCGCCAACATCATCGAGAAGGGCGGCAACGCGCTGGTCGAGAATTTCGACCGCGACAAGGTCGCCAACGACGGCGTCAATTTCTCCGACCTGGAAACCTGGGGCGGCAGCGCGCGCCTGCAGTGGAACCTCGGTTCGGTGACCCTGCATTCGATCACCGGCTATGAGACCGCCGAATCGCTCAACCGTGGCGACATCGACGGTGGCTACGGCGCAGCGTTCCTCGGCGCGGGCAACTCCGGCCCGGGCCTGATTCCGTTCTCGTCCGAGTCGGCCGACGGCCTGCCGCACCACCGCCAGTGGACCCAGGAATTCCGCGTGGAATCCAACGAATGGGGCCGCTTCGACTGGCAGGCCGGCGTCTTCTACTTCGATGAAGACGTCACCATCAACAACTTCAACTATGACTCGCTGACGCCGGGCAATCCGCAGACCGGCCACGTGGTGCAGCAGCAGCGCAACAAGGCGTGGGCGGTGTTCGCTTCGGGCGACTTCGATGTCACCGACCGCTTCAAGCTGCGTGCCGGTGTGCGCTACACGCAGGACAAGAAGGACTTCAGCGCCAGCGTGCTGCAGGCCGTGCCGTTCGGTACCCCGGTCAGTGGCCCGTACCTGGCCAACACCGACGTCAACGACGTCAGCTGGGATGTCAGCGGCGTGTACAAGCTGACCGACAACGTCAATGCCTATGCACGCGTGGCCAAGGGCTTCCGCGCACCGTCGATCCAGGGTCGCCTGGCGTTCGCGCCGGGTCTGTCGCAGGCCGATTCGGAGAAGGTGATTTCGTACGAAGCGGGCATCAAGGCCGACCTGTTCGAGCGTCGCGCGCGCCTGGGCTTCAGCGTGTTCCGCTACGACGTGGACGGACAGCAGCTGATCGCCGTGGGTGGCACCAACAACACCGCCACTCTGCTCAATGCCGACAAGACCATCGGCCAGGGCGTGGAGCTGGACCTGGAAGCCTATCTGGCCGACAACGTCCTGCTGACCTTCGGCAGCAGCTACAACGACACCGAGATCAAGGACAAGAACCTGGCGGTGGCGGTCTGCGGTGGCGGCTGCACCATCACCGACCCGACCACGATCATCAATGGCGGCACCTACGCCCTGGTCAACGGCAATCCGCTGCCGCAGGCGCCGAAGTGGATCCACAACGCGACCCTGCGCGTGGGCTTCCCGCTCAGCGATGGCAGCGAGCTGTATGCCTACACCGACTGGGCCTACCGCAGTGCGGTCAACTTCTTCATCTACGAGTCGCCGGAGTTCCGTGGCCGCAGCTCGCTGGAAGGTGGCCTGCGCCTGGGCTACAACTGGGATTACGGCCAGTACGACGTGGCCGTGTTCGGCCGCAACCTGACCAACCAGACCCGCGTGGTCGGCGCGATCGACTTCAACAACCTGACCGGCTTCCTCAATGAGCCGCGTACCTGGGGCGTGGAGTTCACCGCGAAGTTCTGA